CGAAATACAAGCCCGTGAAATCCTGGATTTTCTAGTACATTTGCCTTTTTCCGAATGCGTTCCTATTAGCCGAGATTTTCCTACTTTAACAACTAAACCTGGCATTTATGCAATTCGTCATCGATCGGAAGGATTGCTGTATGTTGGCAAAGCACAAGATATTAAAGAACGTTTTCGAGGGGGTCATAAAGCTATTACTTGGTCTTGGTTAGAAGACTACAACCATCGCGATGTGGCGATCGCCGTCTATGAAATCAACTTTCGGCAGTGGCAGAGATTATCATCAGATTTAGAAGGTATTATTCTGATTTGGAGTAAGCCTCCGTTCAATATCCGTATACCCATGAGAGATGGATCGTGACCTCTACTAAAATTGAATCGAGCCGACCAGCACCAGAGCAGATCGAACATTTGAGTCCGGTTGCAGCCAGAATGATGCTAGCAGCATTTCCCGAACACATTCAAGCTGCTTTTCAAAGACGCGCTCAAGAAATTAATTATCCAGTAGAAGCAGTTTTAGAAATGGCGATTGCAGGTTTCCTAGATCGAGAGGCTTTGAGTTTTGTAGATTGCCAACCTCGGTACTGAAGGCACTATCGCATTGCAGTTACAGGCTACCTTAACTGTTGCAAAAATTGCTCCATCATTTCCTCTTCCCGCTTCATTCGCAACTTTTTGAATCCATTTTTAGCTTCTTCTCCTAATTCTCTAGCCGCGATCGCGTCTTTCTG
This genomic interval from Merismopedia glauca CCAP 1448/3 contains the following:
- a CDS encoding GIY-YIG nuclease family protein — translated: MTYIEIQAREILDFLVHLPFSECVPISRDFPTLTTKPGIYAIRHRSEGLLYVGKAQDIKERFRGGHKAITWSWLEDYNHRDVAIAVYEINFRQWQRLSSDLEGIILIWSKPPFNIRIPMRDGS